The Acipenser ruthenus chromosome 28, fAciRut3.2 maternal haplotype, whole genome shotgun sequence sequence ttaaaaggcatttcgtatgcagacaggctaaaagaattgaatctattcagtcttgaacaaagaagactacgctgcgatctgattcaaacattcaaaatcctaaaaggtatagacaatgtcgacccaggggacctttttgccctgaaaaaagaaacaacgactaggggtcacaaatggagattagataaaggggcattcagaacagaaaatagcaggcacttttttacacagagaattgtgagggtctggaaccaactccccagtaatgttgttgaagccgacaccctgggatccttcaagaagctgcttgatgagattctgggatcaataagctactaacaaccaaacgagcaagatgggctgaatggcctcctctcatttgtaaactttcttatgttcttatgttcttaaaggggGACTGAATGAGCTCCTGCACTGCATTAAGCAGAAGTCGAAGGTGAAGCAGAGTGATGTGATCTGGTTGACGGCAGTCTGGAGGTTCCGGGAAGCTTTGAGCTGCGAGAGTAGCATGAAGGAGATGGAGACCAGTCGGCTTCAAAATCAGAAAAGGGGTCAATTGAAATAGACTGCTTGGGCTGAGAAGCAAGAGCAAATGGAGATGCAGAAGGAGATGGAGATGCAAGGGGGATCTGGGCAGATTCGGAGATCGAGGTTGGTTGTAGACGTAAGAATCAGCACATAGATTATCCATGATTGCGGTTCAGTAGCTACTTGTGATTTACTCCGATGAAAGGCTTGCAGAACAAGTATTGGAAGGTGAGCCTGTACTATATAGGCTGAGGAACCAATATGATTAGCATAGCAAGCTGAGCCTCGCTCCTAGAACTACGGCAAGCCTTGATTTAACTGTGGTATATTAGTGGATTTTGCCAATTGTTTGTGATTATAAGATCAGGAGTTGgagggtaattattattattatggtactATGAATTTTTCTTTTCGTTATCATAACTATGTATTTGTTTGGAGGGAATTATTGCATTATGTTTGAGGAGATTACTTAAAGTTATTTATAAAACTGTCAATTGCAAATTGTTGCTGTAAATGctacattatttgtattttctttttccatttttgtgtttatttctttcctTTCTCTACACCTGCCCAGGTGCAATACatcttatgacatgtcataaATGTTACAAATTGTACATTGTCCCTGTCAATAAACACataaatggggcagcagtgtggagtagtggttagggctctggactcttgaccggagggttgtgggttcaatccccagtgggggacactgctgttgtacccttgagcaaggtactttacctagattgctccagtaaaaacccaactgtataaatgggtaattgtatgtaaaaataatgtgatatctgtataatgtgaaataatgtgatatcttgtaacaattgtaagtcgccctggataagggcgtctgctaagaaataaataataataataataataataataaataaaataattagcaAATGAAAAGAAAGTAtggtattctgttttttttagtgcaataaaaaaaagcataattgtCCATTAtgtcttaaattaaaaaaatgagttGTACTGTATAAAAATAGTAAGCCCCTGAAACCAGTTTAGGATGAAGTCGAATATACATGAATCTCACTTAAGTTAAACATCTTTTTAATAACGTTTTGCCACATTCCTCACCTCCTGCTCGGTGTCCCCCAGTTCGGAGACCCCGATCTTGCTGGGAAGCTCAGCCAGGTTGGTAACCCAAATCAGTCTGGAAGGAAAATCGTCTCCTCCTTCACCAACAGCCATATGTTAAacatatgtatattttttgtgtCATTACAAGTTCTGTAATGATACTGTAGAGGTATTTCTGTTGTCAcggtgtggcaatgcgccccgcccctgtgtgcatttgtgtgttatgtgttgtatggtgcgtgtgttaatgttggtgtatagtcattggtacacgggatataaacgggtctgtgtttcacgtgtatttaaaaagtgtagatttgtatttaggcacgaggagggcacaaatcacttcacgtgctggttaaaagtaatatgtgagcacggggttgcacgtaattaattcacgtgctgggattcaagtgaataattaattagtaattgaatcccagcacaatcgtatatatagatgcatgtttctttcactcagggttgggtgttcgagagtggagaacgggtgaggagaaggaggaaagtaaatataaagtgaaataatctagaagtgtttgtactcaccgtgtttgtttgtctcttcgtgcaccgtttgttaagtgtttagtacgttttgtttgtctgtttattttggcgcaagtgccgtgtcctgttttgtgtttaaaaccttttattttttgtgctgtttattaaatgctgagcgaaaccattcgctcagctccaccaaaccacacctctctgttgttttatttcctgcatctggtctgacgccacccactccggccgtctttgtgacacacggATATAAAACAAAGCACATTTTAAGAAGGTTTGTGTTAAGTGTATAGTGTGTTCCAGCTGGATTTGAATGCAGTGGTTCCAACAAGAGGGTTTTGCAGCAAATATTCTTATAACTCTGATACCTGACAAAGCCAAGGGATCAGTTCATTTCCATATAATGCTAGTTTAGGTTACTGTATTTCGAACATAATGCTACCTTGACATAAGTTCTATCATAAAATTTATAATCATAATTTTCAATACTGTAACTGTGCTAACAGTATGTGTCAATATACATTAAAATAGTGGGGACTGTAGGGAACGAAATTTCACATTTCGAAGAGTTAAATTGAGTGACGGTTCCTAGTCAGGATGCCCAATGTACACTACTGCCTACTGGGGGATAAGTTGATAACTAATTTCCCTTCTATGCCTGAAGCCCGATTCAAACTAGGCCTCTACATTAAACCACTGGCCCTCAGTCtcctaaaatgtattattacaatATGACCTCCTTTGCTAAGCTTGAACCATGATGTTCTGTAGAACAGAAGAACAAAATGCAACtgttagttttacatttttttattattataaaagcaaGCCATTTAAACTCAAAACACCCAAGAGAGGTTATTGATAACAACAGTGATAACTGCTGTAAGCTTTACAATCTTTACAAGCAGCTCCCAAAGAACCTCAAATAAATACCCCCTAACAACCTCACACTAAAATACTATATTGGCTTTCTGGGTTAAAAAGCAAACCATGTAGTAGTGCCATGGATGGCTATTGGAGAAGCAGAGCGCTCCTCTTGTGGTTTTTTATATTGTTCCATATTGTGTGGCACATGTGCTCATCAGAAAACAGCAAGTAAAAGTGTCGTATAGTTGTGTAATTAGTTAATGAGGTATTTACAATGTGTTATAGGACATGTGAAATCTTTTTGCATTTTACATTCTTCAGCGCTTATTCCCAACCGtactcttaaagagtaagtagatcACAAAACTGAAGTAAACCTGTTTCTAAAGTGGAAGATTACCAGATGGTGctggctacttcaaaaaaagttatttaaataggAAAAACTAAGTCAAAAATAGCTATAATTAGAGGCTGCATATCTCTTTGTTAACTCAATGTGCCTGTAGTTATTACAGGTTTCCAACTGTTTTTCTCCTCATTAACTCTTTATTGCATAACAACATGCTGTAGGTACTTTACTCAGATATATTTAACAAATtgtttttctgaataaaatatatGTGGCAAATGGCGTTGAGCTTTTCAGACTGTTCTCATTTTCAACCATGCTTGTCCATAGGTTGTCTATTTCAAAGTTTACACTACTTATTTGAAAAGTACAGGCACACAATTCTCACAAAGTCATTAATGTTGTAAAACAATATTAAAGTGTGCCTATTTCATGTCTTATGGCAACCGACCCTATTCTCTTTGGCCTAATTCTTTCACTAATGTTCTGGATTAATGAAATATTATAGGAAATTATACAGAGTAGAGCCTCTACAATGCTTCATTCACCATCACCCATAGACTGTCTGTCTCTCATTCCTTGCCATGGCACTTACAGCTTGCTGTCTCTGTCAATGAAGGGGCCATACCATGTTTCCCTTCCCTTCATTATTGCTGTCACTTCTGATCTGCAGAGTCATCTGGTTGGCCGATGACATCATGGGGAAAACCTGTCATTCAGTGCAGAAAAAGCGTCTAGAATATCTTGCCATGTCAAGGTATCAGCTTAGATATGTTTGATATGGGGTAAAGTTGGGCAGCCTTCAGTCTGTATCAATCTTGTTCGCTGGACTGGGGAAGTGTGTAGAATAAATGAAACAACACTCACTCCAAAAGATAACAGTCGTTGAGCTGTACTTGTGTAGAGTATTCTGTGAGAATGGAAAAAGCTCACAAATTTAAAACCTCATTACAGGGTGAATAAATCCTATTCTTTGTAGCACCCTGTCCACATTAGTAGCTAGTCTGTGCTTTATAAAAGCTTCCTGTCATGCCGATTCAGCATGCTGGAAATGCAGTAAGGAATGATGGCCACAGTGGCCAGTGGCACAGCTGCGCTCTTACAGAAAGACAGCAGGTAAAACAAGGCTTCTATTTTGGTGGGGGGTTTGAAGGAGTCGAAGAGATGGAGCACCACCAGTGAGGCAGCGATACAGCCCAGCCTGAAGGGGGCGCTGTGGCCCTGCTTCCCTTGGCAGCTCTCCGTGTAGAGTGGGGAGTTGAGGGCCAGCCCCAGTCCGAAGAGGGTGCCCAGGTTGCGGAGCAGGCTGGCGAAAGGGGTGGTATCCATGTGGACCCACTCGGCTCGGACGCACCACCTCTTGGCTTTCTCCAGCGTCCAGAGCAGGtccactcccagagcactgaggAGCAGGTAGAAACCCAGAGCGAAGCAGAACAGGAACAGGGTGGTGTGCAAGTACTTCTTCAGGCTGGCGCCATAGATCCACTGGATGTGGCTGAAAGCTTCGGCTACGATCATGCCTGTTAATAAAAGCATAGTGTTAGTCAAACATTCTTTATTTTTGTGCTTGTAAAATGTGCGGGATTCGTAACAATGGAGACCATAATCCTACAGCATTGCTTCAGCATTGCAATGTGAGTTTTCTCAACTATCTTTACCTAGGAGGACATCTTAGACTTAGACTATCAATTCTCATGATATCTcgtgccattattttaaagtcagGTTGCTAAGTCAGGATTCAAGTGCAATGCTACAGTAAAGCGCTGTAGACATCTTCAAACAAGCATTTTCTACGAAGGGCACATTGTCAGCTATTAATTCTTGCGTACTTTGAATATAAAAGccaaaaataaaaaggcaaactGACCTATGATTACCCCTGTGATGACCTGGTGTGGGAAGTGGGCAGCCAGGAAGAtcctggacagacagacacaaagctGGACACCCCAGAACACTGACCACAGCACAGCACGCACACACCTAAGATGACATGGGAAACAGATAGCATTTAgagaaagtacagtacagtacagcataatCACAGCTACATGTACTAACAAATCTGTGGTTACAAAGTAATACACTTTAAAAACCACAGGTGTAAATAGTGTAATTGCAAAATATGCTTGCAGCTGGCACAACCTTGGGTGTAATTATAGTGTTACTACTGTGATGtaaaaagtacaatttatatTTGCTTAAATGAGAATATGCTCATTGAATGTaatgtaagggcagcagtgtggagtagtggttagggctctggactcttgaccggagggtcgtgggttcaatcccaggaggggaacactgctgctgtatccttgagcaaggtactttacctagatttctctagtaaaaacccaactgtataaatgggtaattgtgtaaaaaaaataatgtaattgtatgtaaaaataatgtgataacttgtaacaattgtaagtcgccctggataagggcgtctgctaaaaaataaataataataattattaaataactTGTCATTGATTACCAGAGAAATTTGTTTAGAGAaaatcccctgctgtgttgggcAGTCAGACTTAAGTGGATTAGAAATTGAAATAACTCGTTTTGGTGTGTTTTACAAAGACTCCTGCTGTGAATAGCAATCAGATGTGACTTTGTTAAATTCAAATCTTTATAAGATTAAGTACCAAGCTTCAAATAGATTTTGTTTCCACCTTGTATCTTGAAACTGATAACAGGACCATGTAAAGTTCTTGCCAGACTTTGTGTCTGAAGGAATGTGAATTCCATACAAAATCTAATCAAAATGGTGTCAATGGTgacaaaaaaagagagagatggatCAAAAAATGTGAGGAGCATCAATGAGatgaggctggggtctggtgggagaacaCTCTGATGGTAGCAAATGCCAAACAAAGGGGGTTGGTACGCAGTATGACCaagcgggcgaggttactgggccatccagagCAGAGgttactccagcccctctcaatataccggacatgtgggacTGAAGTGCAGACCTAGTGTGGGACCAGAAAAACGATTGCacacttgggggcaggtccggtctattgaaggtaaggatgttaaaGGTGCAACGTgactagtatatccacatttcattatTAGTGCAATTGTTATATAAGGTGAACCCTGCCATGGGCACAGGTAGGACCTTAtaatgatgtgtcgaaatatgtagccacatgcccagactacCAGCGAGTAGCGCTGGGTCAAGTTCGCCCCGCCCCTTTagtcccactgccaattatttccacccTCTTTGAACACATTGCGATGGACATTGTAGGCCCTttgccagagtagggatccccaaagagatattgACCGATCATGGAACGAACTTCTTGTCTCAAATATATATGTACTGCACAACAACTCTTAAACTCTTAAACCTGAGTCCCCTGGCATGTTTAAGCACTATAAGTCAAGACATTTGTAAAAACCTTTACATTgtaatttatgattgagtgtttgaagatTTCAGTAATCGATAAACAATCTTAACTTGTTTGAAAAGACCTTACCAGTTTTTGATTGTGTTTAAGGGCTTGTTTTTGTGAAGCACAATGGTCAGAATGGAGGTGACCATGACGTAGTAAACTCCAGCTGCACCCATGGCGTGGCCCGAAGGACTGCCTGCAATACAACAAGCACAATATTCAGATTGCACTGTTAGAAGGTTCTGATACATCAGATcgtcgcatagtcttctttgtttaagactgaatagattcaattattttagcctgtctgcatacgacatgccttttaaacccggaataataaTGTACTGTTAGTAATAAGGGATTATGTAATAGAATGACAGTTTTTCTACTCATTGACCACAAGGGTACaattcatcatcattattattattattattattattattattattattattattattattattattattattattattatttcttagctgacgcccttatccagggtgacttacaattgttacaagatatcacattatttttacatacaattacccatttatacagttgggtttttactggagcaatctagctaaagtaccttgctcaatggtacagcagcagtgtcccccacctgggatgaacccacgaccctccggtcaagagttcaaagccctaaccactactccacactgctgccattaaaatgatatattttttaatactcaCCGGGTCCGGTTTCACAGGTGACTAGGAACTGCTCAATGTGAGGCACTGAAGAGTTGCTGTAGTAAGTGGTCTCGTGAACCCACCAGTAGGGCCTCTGTCCAAAGAGAATCCTGATAAGAAACAAACAGGGAGAACGGAAACGTGAATAaatatctatcttgatatttatggAATAATTATAGTATTTTGTTAAAGAACCTGTGTTAATGTGCTGTGGTT is a genomic window containing:
- the LOC117434667 gene encoding glucose-6-phosphatase catalytic subunit 1-like, with the protein product MDAGMDLLHSSGVSMVQYLQTHYRDSQSWFLFVSFAADLRNTFFVFFPIWFHLSESVGVKLIWVAVIGDWLNLVFKWILFGQRPYWWVHETTYYSNSSVPHIEQFLVTCETGPGSPSGHAMGAAGVYYVMVTSILTIVLHKNKPLNTIKNWCVRAVLWSVFWGVQLCVCLSRIFLAAHFPHQVITGVIIGMIVAEAFSHIQWIYGASLKKYLHTTLFLFCFALGFYLLLSALGVDLLWTLEKAKRWCVRAEWVHMDTTPFASLLRNLGTLFGLGLALNSPLYTESCQGKQGHSAPFRLGCIAASLVVLHLFDSFKPPTKIEALFYLLSFCKSAAVPLATVAIIPYCISSMLNRHDRKLL